The Macrobrachium rosenbergii isolate ZJJX-2024 chromosome 56, ASM4041242v1, whole genome shotgun sequence genome includes a region encoding these proteins:
- the LOC136836118 gene encoding major facilitator superfamily domain-containing protein 6-like, whose amino-acid sequence MAFINPNLILLKILLFTFYGAFGCLMPFLTVHMMSIGLDINKITWINSILPLTSLVGPPLVGMLADRVGHYRLITVVCMLLSAILHTALLFVPSSKVTEFPSEVKCTPERAWLTVNACGEPCSDLPEYVSWHLNLSGCREDCNWPQQEPKTNREPTVEQDKGICSLTNTNRNQKSHLPFKFTRCNITCNFNVMRNASGPLHKHGCKIGTGNPDLTLWLYFGVRALSEMMSAILVSLLEAVALTMVHQHKGDYGREKMCGLIAVGIFSPLAGYLMDEKVGTFGEYNYAPAFYVFDGLMLVTAAVTFALPIEVQVQRRSLMKNISQLIRTAELSVLLFLMILLGTFWGYLKTFLYIYLNKLGASWLLIGLTVTVGIVPSLPFLYKSAAVVQYCGHHYLIMLAFLGYCIRFTGLSYIENPWWALPLESLELFSLNLMNVSAATLAYKLAPKSFVATAQALVWVSHFNIGRCLGTFIGGSVLGEHEGVKDGYVIVFQSLAVAAAICSAVYLGIHQFIKYRNSKRSIEPKPQPTRENGNIPNGHYTPLQVADERF is encoded by the exons TCCTGAAGATCCTTCTCTTCACTTTTTATGGAG CCTTCGGGTGCCTCATGCCCTTCCTGACGGTGCACATGATGTCCATCGGGCTGGACATCAACAAGATCACGTGGATCAACTCCATCCTGCCGCTGACGTCACTGGTGGGGCCACCGCTGGTGGGCATGCTGGCCGACCGCGTCGGCCACTACAGGTTAATCACCGTCGTCTGCATGTTGCTGA GTGCCATTCTCCACACAGCCTTGCTGTTTGTGCCCTCCTCTAAAGTGACCGAGTTCCCCTCAGAGGTTAAGTGCACCCCTGAGAGGGCATGGCTCACGGTGAATGCCTGCGGGGAACCTTGTTCCGATCTGCCCGAATACGTTTCTTGGCACTTGAA CTTGTCAGGCTGTCGAGAAGACTGCAACTGGCCCCAACAAGAACCGAAGACAAATAGAGAACCAACAGTTGAACAAGATAAAGGAATTTGTTCTCTTACAAACACAAATCGAAACCAAAA GTCTCACCTGCCATTCAAATTCACCCGCTGCAACATCACCTGTAATTTCAATGTGATG aGAAATGCAAGTGGCCCACTACATAAACATGGGTGCAAGATTGGAACTGGCAACCCAGACTTGACCCTGTGGTTATACTTTGGTGTCCGTGCATTGTCAGAAATGATGTCTGCCATCTTGGTATCACTCTTAGAAGCTGTTGCCCTTACGATGGTGCACCAGCACAAAGGGGATTATGGAAGAGAGAAGATGTGTGGCCTTATTGCTGTTG gTATATTTTCACCACTGGCTGGTTATCTGATGGATGAGAAAGTCGGAACTTTTGGGGAGTACAATTATGCTCCAGCATTTTATGTGTTTGATGGGTTGATGTTAGTGACTGCTGCAGTTACTTTTGCTCTCCCAATTGAAGTCCAGGTGCAAAGGAGAAGCCTG ATGAAAAACATAAGCCAACTCATACGAACAGCAGAACTTAGTGTGTTGCTCTTTTTGATGATATTGTTAGGAACATTTTGGGGATACCTCAAGACCTTCCTTTACATCTACCTAAACAAGCTTGGTGCATCTTGGCTACTGATTGGACTAACAGTAACCGTTGGTATTGTGCCCTCATTGCCTTTCCTTTACAAGAGTGCTGCAGTTGTGCAGTATTGCGGCCATCACTACCTTATTATGTTGGCCTTCCTTGGTTACTGCATTCGATTTACAG GTTTATCTTACATTGAAAACCCCTGGTGGGCATTGCCTCTGGAGTCACTCGAACTTTTCTCCCTGAATCTTATGAATGTATCAGCAGCCACCCTTGCATATAAGCTTGCACCCAAAAGCTTTGTAGCCACAGCTCAAGCTTTAGTCTGGGTTTCCCATTTCaatatag GCCGTTGTCTGGGAACATTTATTGGAGGTTCTGTTCTTGGGGAACATGAAGGTGTCAAAGATGGCTATGTTATTGTATTCCAAAGTCTAGCAGTGGCTGCTGCAATATGTTCTGCTGTATACTTGGGTATACATCAGTTCATCaaatacagaaattcaaaaaGAAGTATTGAACCAAAACCACAACCTACCAGAGAAAATG GAAACATACCGAATGGCCATTACACACCACTCCAGGTTGCTGATGAGAGGTTTTGA